Proteins from one Malaya genurostris strain Urasoe2022 chromosome 2, Malgen_1.1, whole genome shotgun sequence genomic window:
- the LOC131427376 gene encoding titin-like, with protein sequence MKRIIVLSMAVAIAIGAAIEKPQKEVDVKQDSSDSKVHEKRGLSDYKYAYGHHTEMLSGFKPSYGYFTEDDSYEDMKHFKHELLHSHDTPDWKKGKITYITKNIPVPYKVEVEKHTIIEKKVPVHVERPVPYRVEVERKVPVYYEKKVPVHVDRPVPYEVKVPYPVEVERKVPVYVEKKVHIDRPVPYPVEVEKKVPVVVEKKVPVQVERFVAVPVEVKVPVLQKVQVEVPKPYTVQVPKPYPVYIEKEVIKHVDRPVAVEVSKKVPVPVVHKVEVPKPYAIYIQRPVLVEKQHPQHYQQPHHEYDNEQVALKLTGYISEAIQHEHHAEEYHSHQQQQQYHQQQQHQHHAHHDAGHLVQHKDEHDDNEQYHSHQREIEQHEQLHEQHQNEHQNEHHYEQHHHIPTHHKRESKQ encoded by the exons ATGAAG AGAATAATTGTTTTATCAATGGCTGTAGCCATTGCGATTGGGGCAGCCATCGAGAAACCACAGAAGGAAGTGGATGTCAAGCAGGACAGTAGCGATTCTAAGGTACACGAAAAACGTGGATTAAGTGACTATAAATATGCGTACGGACACCATACTGAAATGTTAAGCGGATTCAAGCCTTCTTATGGATACTTCACGGAAGATGACAGTTACGAGGATATGAAACACTTCAAACATGAACTTCTCCATTCGCACGACACTCCCGACTGGAAGAAAGGTAAGATTACTTACATCACTAAGAATATTCCAGTTCCATATAAAGTTGAGGTAGAGAAGCATACCATCATCGAGAAGAAAGTTCCAGTTCACGTAGAACGCCCTGTTCCGTACCGAGTGGAGGTTGAGCGCAAAGTTCCAGTATACTACGAAAAGAAGGTTCCCGTTCATGTAGACCGTCCAGTACCGTACGAAGTGAAAGTACCATATCCAGTCGAGGTTGAAAGAAAGGTTCCAGTGTACGTTGAGAAGAAAGTCCATATTGACCGTCCAGTCCCATACCCCGTCGAAGTGGAAAAGAAAGTTCCAGTCGTCGTAGAGAAAAAAGTGCCAGTACAAGTGGAGCGCTTTGTCGCGGTTCCAGTGGAAGTCAAAGTGCCCGTACTTCAAAAGGTACAGGTTGAAGTTCCCAAACCATATACTGTCCAAGTCCCGAAACCATATCCGGTGTACATCGAGAAAGAAGTCATCAAACATGTTGACCGTCCAGTCGCGGTAGAAGTTTCGAAAAAGGTACCAGTCCCTGTCGTTCATAAGGTTGAGGTTCCGAAACCGTACGCCATCTACATCCAGAGGCCAGTTCTTGTTGAGAAGCAACATCCTCAGCATTACCAGCAACCTCATCACGAATACGACAATGAGCAAGTGGCACTTAAACTGACCGGATACATTTCGGAAGCAATCCAACACGAACATCATGCTGAAGAATACCATTctcaccagcagcagcagcagtatcatcaacaacaacaacatcaacaTCACGCTCATCATGATGCTGGACACCTAGTTCAGCACAAGGATGAGCACGATGATAACGAACAATATCACTCGCATCAGCGTGAAATCGAGCAGCACGAGCAGCTGCATGAACAGCATCAGAATGAGCACCAGAATGAGCATCATTACGAGCAGCATCATCACATTCCGACGCATCACAAGCGTGAATCGAAGCAGTAA